A DNA window from Arachis hypogaea cultivar Tifrunner chromosome 18, arahy.Tifrunner.gnm2.J5K5, whole genome shotgun sequence contains the following coding sequences:
- the LOC112770687 gene encoding putative ribonuclease H protein At1g65750 isoform X1 yields the protein MWLSLHDALPTETFRFKRHLASSDMCKRCNKAQETMEHCLRDCERSKAIWYMLDPSILDSTAGTALEEWFRKALANNEASFGAGLWWVWRHRCNDIFNTDNPWTDHKVVALARITAKDLQVYRNRSNAFRSLRNCLCWEPPVGNSFKVNCDASLYMDSNLAGFGCIIRDSKGDWISGCSGSIPPWSIIRCELFAAWRGLVLAWDCGLRDIICETDCLDILPIMHELTSGYPSEVTDLVHKIQELLSRPWLVHVEWVSREANRAADWMAKYGAKSNSNHVIWSEPSVDLQRIIRSDLE from the coding sequence atgtggcttagcttacatgatgctctaccaactgagacctttcgattcaagcggcatttagcttcttcagatatgtgtaagagatgtaacaaggcgcaggagactatggagcattgccttagagactgtgaacgatcaaaggcaatctggtatatgttggatcctagtatcctggactcgacggctggtactgctcttgaagagtggtttcggaaggccttggctaacaatgaggcgtcctttggtgcagggctttggtgggtatggagacataggtgcaatgacatattcaacactgacaacccttggacagaccataaggttgttgccttggccagaattaccgccaaggacttacaggtttacaggaatcgaagcaatgcctttaggtctctccgaaattgcctgtgttgggaaccaccggtaggcaatagttttaaagttaattgtgatgcaagcttgtatatggattcaaatttagcgggatttgggtgtattattagagattctaagggagattggatctcgggctgctctggaagcattcccccttggtctataatcagatgtgaattatttgctgcttggagggggctggttttagcttgggattgcggtttgagggatattatatgtgaaacagattgccttgacattctgcccatcatgcatgagcttacaagtgggtatccatctgaagtaacagatttggttcacaagattcaggagcttttatctcgtccttggcttgttcacgttgaatgggtgtcccgagaagcaaatagagctgcggattggatggctaaatatggtgccaagagtaactctaatcatgttatttggtctgagcctagtgttgatctccaacgaatcatccgctcggatttagaatag